The Acidicapsa acidisoli genome contains a region encoding:
- a CDS encoding glycosyltransferase family 4 protein — protein sequence MSLPTRIAFVGNYLPRECGIATFTTDLCNALAVEYGSARLFAIPVNDPDSSYEYPEQVRLEITQDDLASYERAADFLNFNGNDLVCLQHEYGIYGGVAGLHILTMLRRLKMPIVTTLHTVLREPNANQRAVLEEIAQLSDRLVVMSELAARLLREVYAIPSGKIDVIPHGVPDLPFMDPNYFKDKFGTEGKSVLLTFGLLSPNKGIENVIRALPAVLARHPNVVYIVSGVTHPHIRKRDGERYREELQSLAARLGVSDHLIFNNRFISNEELVEHVGAADIYITPYQQEAQVVSGTLAIAFGAGKAIISTPYWHAKELLAEKRGVIVPFERSDSIAEAILALLENDAERHAMRKRAYLHSRGTTWPKTAHAYMESFQRARFERSLQPRPAQSLDAATGLMDGTDCLPALNTGHLLALTDDTGILQHAIFSVPNTREGYTTDDNARALMVSTQLDENFIYGGNGEHPNLSRRYLAFLWLAFHSESGRFRNFLGYDRQWLENIGSEDSHGRALWALGSVLGRSQDAGLRGAAGRLFEAAVPAALTFSSPRAWAFSILGLQAYLDWFPGDRLMQGIRNTLANRLLDIYDRCRSDSWHWFEESLSYSNARLPQALILTGWRSNNKRMVEAGIESLEWLVAAQHGGDGETFVPIGSNGFFAQGAEKARFDQQPVEACATVSACQEVYRLTRDSHWQTEARRAFRWFLGKNDLLAPLYDPITGGCRDGLHPDRVNENQGAESTISFLMALLDMQAAEAANMNELHQEMSVSS from the coding sequence TTGTCTTTGCCAACACGCATCGCATTCGTCGGAAATTATCTACCTCGGGAGTGCGGCATCGCCACATTCACGACAGATCTGTGTAATGCTCTTGCGGTTGAATATGGTTCAGCGCGGTTGTTTGCGATTCCGGTGAATGATCCCGATTCGAGTTATGAATACCCGGAGCAGGTACGCCTGGAGATTACGCAGGATGATTTGGCGTCTTATGAACGAGCTGCTGATTTTCTCAACTTCAACGGGAACGACCTCGTGTGCTTGCAGCATGAGTACGGCATCTACGGAGGGGTCGCCGGGCTTCATATTCTGACCATGCTGCGCAGATTGAAGATGCCGATTGTCACGACACTGCATACCGTGTTACGCGAGCCCAATGCCAATCAACGCGCAGTCCTCGAAGAGATCGCGCAACTTTCGGATCGTCTGGTTGTGATGAGTGAGCTGGCGGCTCGACTGCTTCGCGAAGTGTATGCAATTCCCAGCGGCAAGATCGACGTCATTCCACATGGCGTGCCCGATTTGCCGTTTATGGATCCGAATTACTTCAAGGACAAGTTTGGCACGGAAGGCAAGTCGGTTCTTTTGACCTTTGGCTTGTTGTCTCCAAACAAAGGCATAGAGAACGTGATTCGCGCTTTGCCCGCAGTGCTGGCCCGGCATCCGAATGTGGTGTATATCGTCTCGGGTGTAACGCACCCTCATATCCGGAAGAGGGACGGCGAACGATACCGCGAAGAATTGCAATCATTAGCTGCGCGGCTGGGAGTTTCCGATCACCTGATCTTCAACAATCGGTTCATCAGCAACGAAGAGCTTGTGGAGCATGTAGGCGCAGCAGACATATACATTACGCCTTACCAGCAGGAGGCGCAGGTGGTTTCCGGAACGCTCGCGATTGCCTTTGGCGCAGGAAAGGCCATTATCTCGACGCCGTATTGGCATGCCAAGGAACTGCTTGCGGAGAAGCGCGGTGTGATTGTTCCCTTTGAGCGTTCAGATTCTATTGCAGAAGCAATTCTCGCGCTGCTTGAGAACGATGCAGAACGTCATGCCATGCGCAAGCGCGCCTATCTGCACTCTCGCGGAACGACCTGGCCAAAGACGGCGCATGCGTACATGGAGAGCTTTCAGCGCGCGCGCTTCGAGCGATCCCTGCAGCCAAGGCCGGCGCAATCGCTGGATGCGGCCACAGGCCTGATGGATGGAACGGATTGTCTGCCTGCTTTGAATACGGGCCATCTACTGGCCCTGACGGACGACACAGGCATCCTGCAGCATGCGATCTTCTCGGTGCCGAACACACGCGAGGGATACACGACCGATGACAACGCACGTGCTCTCATGGTGTCCACCCAGCTTGATGAGAACTTCATATATGGAGGCAATGGGGAGCATCCGAATCTCTCACGCCGCTACCTGGCCTTCCTTTGGCTGGCCTTTCATTCCGAGAGTGGACGGTTTCGCAACTTTCTCGGCTATGACAGGCAATGGCTGGAGAATATTGGTTCGGAAGACAGTCATGGACGTGCATTGTGGGCCCTGGGCTCCGTACTTGGGCGTTCGCAGGATGCAGGGTTGCGCGGTGCAGCGGGCAGGCTGTTTGAAGCTGCGGTACCGGCGGCACTCACCTTCAGCAGTCCGCGTGCATGGGCTTTCAGTATTCTAGGATTGCAGGCATACCTCGACTGGTTTCCAGGCGACCGCCTGATGCAGGGTATTCGCAACACGCTTGCCAATCGACTGCTGGACATATACGACCGCTGCCGCTCCGATAGCTGGCATTGGTTCGAAGAGAGCTTGTCGTATTCGAACGCCAGGCTGCCACAGGCGCTCATTTTGACTGGATGGCGCAGCAACAACAAGCGAATGGTCGAGGCTGGCATTGAGTCGCTGGAATGGCTGGTGGCCGCACAGCACGGGGGAGACGGAGAGACCTTCGTTCCCATCGGCTCCAATGGATTTTTTGCACAGGGAGCAGAAAAAGCTCGTTTCGATCAGCAGCCCGTGGAAGCATGCGCCACGGTTTCCGCTTGCCAGGAAGTCTACCGTCTCACCAGAGACAGCCATTGGCAAACGGAAGCACGACGGGCCTTCCGCTGGTTCCTTGGCAAGAATGATCTGCTTGCGCCGTTGTATGACCCGATTACAGGTGGGTGCCGTGATGGCCTTCACCCTGACCGGGTGAATGAAAACCAGGGCGCGGAGTCTACCATTTCGTTCCTGATGGCTCTACTCGATATGCAGGCTGCGGAAGCTGCAAACATGAATGAATTGCACCAGGAAATGAGTGTGTCTTCTTGA